Genomic window (Desulforapulum autotrophicum HRM2):
GTGCCGCTTCAGAAGACTCATGGGAGACAATGTTCTTTGGATGCCGGGAACCGACCATGCCGGTATTGCCACCCAGAATGTGGTTGAGCGCAACCTGGCCCAAAAGGGGATTACCCGGGATCAGCTTGGCCGGGAGACCTTTATTGAAGAGGTGTGGAAGTGGCGTAATGAATCCGGTGGAGCCATCATCAACCAGCTCAAGCGAATCGGTGCCTCCTGCGATTGGGACCGGGAACGCTTTACCATGGATGAGGGGCTGTCCGAGGCCGTCCGAAAGGTGTTTGTAAGGCTCTACAAGGAAGGACTCATCTACGAGGGAAACTACATCACTAACTGGTGTCCAAGATGCAAGACAGCCCTTGCCGATCTCGAAGTTGAATACGAGGAACAGGACAGTTTTCTATACTATATTAAATATCCGTTTGAGGATGGGAACGAGGGCCTTGTGGTTGCAACCACCCGGCCTGAAACCATGTTTGGTGACACCGGGGTTGCCCTTAATCCCAATGACGATCGCTACAAAGATCTTGCTGAAACCGTTGTTATGCTTCCCCTGACCGACAGGAAGATACCCATTGTCCGGGACGATTATGTTGATACAACCTTTGGTACAGGCGCCCTCAAGATAACGCCGGCCCATGATCCCAATGACTTCAACCTGGGTAAAACCCACAACCTTGAAAGCATCAAGGTGATCGATGATGACGGTAAAATGACCGAAGAGGCGGGCAGGTTTGCAGGTCTTGATCGGTTTGTCTGCCGAACGGAGGCAGTGAAGGCCCTTGAGGAACTGGGGCTCCTGGTTAAAAAAGAACCCCTGAAAAACAGTGTGGGCCAGTGTTATCGATGCAGGACCGTGGTTGAACCATCCCTGTCAAAGCAGTGGTTTGTAAAGGCCGGTCCCCTTGCAAAGGAAGCGGCCGATGCCGTTCGTAACGGACAGACCCGGATTGTTCCTGAAAACTGGTCAAAGACCTATTTTGACTGGCTGGACAATATCAGAGACTGGTGTATTTCCCGGCAGATATGGTGGGGACACAGAATCCCCGTGTGGAAGTGTGCTGCCTGCAACGGTGTGATCGTTGAGGAACAGGATCCCGATTGCTGCACCTTTTGTGGTTCTAAGGATATCATTCAGGAGACGGACGTTCTTGACACCTGGTTCAGCAGTGCGCTGTGGCCTTTTTCCACCATGGGGTGGCCTGAAAATACCGATTTGTTAAAGACCTTTTATCCCACCAACGCCCTTGTGACCGGGTTTGACATTCTTTTTTTCTGGGTTGCCAGGATGATGATGATGGGTATCCACTTCATGGGTGAGGTGCCGTTCAAGGATGTCTACATCCACGCCCTGGTCCGTGACGAGCACGGAAAAAAGATGAGCAAATCCAAGGGGAATGTCATTGATCCTTTGAAGGTGATTGACACCTATGGTGCCGATGCTTTCAGGTTTACCCTGGCGGCCTTTGCGGCCCAGGGAAGGGATGTAAAAATGAGTGAGGAGCGGGTTGAGGGCTACCGCCATTTTGTTAATAAGCTATGGAACGCCTCTCGATTTGCCCTGATGCACGTTGATGAACAATCCAAAACCATACCCCTTGAAAATCTGTCGCCCATGGAATCGTGGATAATGGAACGATCGACCGCAACGGCCCGGGCCGTGAAAGAGGGTATCGAAGAATACCGGTTCAACGAGGCGGCAAGCGCCATCTATCAGTTTGTATGGCACGAGTTCTGCGACTGGTTTCTTGAGGCTGAAAAACCGGCCCTCTATGAAAAAGAGGGCCTTGATCGCAGGAACACGGCACGGGCTGTTCTTGCAAGGGTGCTCCAGGACACTGTTGTCATGCTCCATCCGTTCATGCCCTTTGTCACAGAAGAGATCTGGCATATGCTTCCCACGGTTGAAAACAGTATCATGGCGGCACACTTTCCAGATGTGAGTGAATCTGTTCCGAGCATTAACGGTCGAAATATCCAGGCGGATATGGACTTTGTGTTCGGGCTTGTTTCAGGTATCCGCAACATACGTGGAGAGATGAATATTCAACCATCCTTGACCCTTCAGGTCCTGATGCAGACCCGGGATGACAATGAGACAGCCCTTATTGTTGAAAACCGTTCCATGATCGAAAACCTCTCCCGCCTTGAGCATCTTGAGGTGTCGTTGCCTGTGACAACCAAAATATCCTCGGCCACTGCCGTGGTGGGGAATACAACGGTTCATGTGCTGCTTGAGGGGGTCATTGATTTTGACAAGGAAGAACAGCGCCTGAATAAGGAGATCGAAAAAATTACCAAAGAACTCCTCTCCATATCAAAACGGCTGAACAATGAAAGTTTTCTTGAAAAGGCCCCCGAGGATGTGGTTCAGAAGGTGAACGATCAGCAGGCCGAACTTGAGATAAAAAACGACAAGCTTAAGAGTAACCTTAAGCGGATTCAGACCATGAAAGGATAAGCGCCGAAAGGCTCAGGCGAGGAACCGGGTGTTTCAGGTTTTTGTTTCTGGAGCAGGCAGGCAGGTCAATTGATCCCTGCCTGCTTTTTTTGAATCGTACATGGCCTTATCCGCGCGCTTGATAAAGGATTCAAGGGTGTCACTTGTGGAAAACTGGGTTGCCCCGATGCTGATGGTAACCTTGGCCGTTTTTTCCTTTTCCGGGGTGAACACTCTTTGTGACAGGATGCCACGGATCCTCTCTCCCACAAGGCAGGCCTCTTCCACCCGGGTTTCAGGCAGGACTACGGTGAACTCTTCACCCCCATAGCGATAGGCCGTGTCATTGGACCGAAGGCAGGAGGTGATAATTTCTCCCATGGTCATGAGCACCTTGTCACCCTCAAGATGGCCCCAGGTGTCGTTGTAGTTTTTGAACAGATCAATATCCAGGAGCAGAACAGACAGGGGATGGTGATAACGGGTGTACCGTTCTATTTCTGCCTTGAGCTGACAGAAAAAGTGGCGGGAGTTGTATAGACCGGTAAGTCCGTCGGTGATGGCAAGTTCTTCGAGTTTGTCAACCATTTTGGCGTGTTCACGTTTAAGCCGAACTTCCCGCAGGACCCGTTTGATACGAAGATCAAGCTCCTCAAACCTGAAGGGCTTGAAAATAAAGTCGCTGGCACCTGCGTTAACCGCCTCTTCATAGGAGTAGTTGGCGCTGTAACCTGTCATGACAAGGACAGCCACCCCATAATTTTTTCTTACAAACCGGGTCAGTTCAAGACCATCCATTCCCTGCATCATGATGTCGGTGAGAACGATGTCCGGCGTAAAGGTGTTGAGAAGCTCAAGGGCCTCTTCTGCACTGGACGCTGGGGTGACATCAATCCCTGAGAGTTCAAGGAATTCCTGGGTAGCGGATTTGACTGCCACATCATCGTCTACAAGAAGGATTGAGATTGTCATGAAATGATCCTGAAAACAAAGGGTTTGAGTATCTCTGGTCTGTGTCCGGCTTGACACTTTGGATGCCAACTGATAAAAATAATCTTCACACCGTTTAAAATAATTAACGATATCGGTAAAAAATGTCAACTCTTTGTTTGAGGTAAATTTGAATATAAAGCAGAAGAACATCCGCAATTTCAGTATCATTGCCCATATTGATCACGGCAAGTCAACCCTTTCCGACCGATTGATCCAGCTTTCCGGAATTATCTCAGATCGTGACTTCAAGGACCAGATACTTGATTCCATGGACATCGAACGTGAAAGGGGGATTACCATCAAGAGCCAGACGGTCTCGCTTCCCTACACGGGTAATGATGGTGAGGAGTATCTTCTTAATCTCATTGACACCCCAGGACATGTGGATTTTTCCTACGAGGTTTCAAGGGCCCTTGCCTCGTGTGAGGGGGCTTTCCTGCTTGTGGATGCAAGCCAGGGAGTTGAAGCCCAGACCCTTGCAAACATCTACCTGGCCATGGAGCATGACCTTGCAATTGTTCCGGTGATCAACAAGATCGATCTTCCGTCGGCTGAAATTGAGTGGGTCAAGGACCAGATCGACGAGGACCTTGGGCTTGACAGTGAGACGGCCCTTCTTGTGTCGGCAAAGACAGGGGTAGGTGTTGCAAACGTCTTTGAGGCGGCAGTTGCAAAAATTCCGCCGCCCCAGGGGGATGAAAATGCTCCGCTTAAAGCCCTGATCTTTGATTCCCATTACGATCCCTACCGGGGAATTATTGTCCACGTGAGGGTGTTTGAGGGCAGTCTGGCACCGGGTGAAAAGATTGCCTTTCTCTCTTCGGACTCGATTTACAAGGTTGAAGAGGTCGGTATCTTTCAGATCAAACGGCGGCCGGTGGACCGGATCCGGGCAGGGCAGGTGGGTTACATGATCGCAGGCATCAAGCTTATCAGTGATGTCAAATGCGGTGATACGCTCACCCATTCGGGCAACCGGTGCAAGGCAGCCATGAAGGGATTCAGGGACCCCAATCCCGTTGTCTTTTCATCCATGTATCCCGTGGCATCTGACGAGTACCCGGAACTTACCGAAGCCCTTGAAAAACTCAAGCTCAACGACGCTTCCCTGGTTTATGAAAAGGATTCCTCTGCTGCCCTGGGGTTCGGTTACCGGTGTGGATTTCTGGGTCTTCTTCACCTTGAGGTGGTTCAGGAACGCCTGGAACGAGAGTATGACCTTTCGTTGATATTGACATCCCCATCCGTTCGCTATGAAATTACCCGCACCGACGGAACCATTCAGATTATCGACAACCCCTCGCTCTATCCTGACCCTGCTGAGATAGAAAAGACAAGGGAGCCCTTTATCAAGGCTTCGATTATTGTTCCAGACCGCTACATGGGTGCCGTCATGCAGGTGAGCATGGAGCACAGGGGGGTGAGCACCAATTATCAGTATCTGACCAGTAACCGCATCGAAATGAAGTTCACCCTTCCCTTGGCCGAGGTGGTGTACGAATTCTATGATCGCCTGAAGAGTGTCACCCAGGGCTATGGTTCTTTTGATTACGAAGTCGCAGGATATCAGGAGACAGACCTTGTTAAACTGGATTTCCTTGTCAATGGAGAGCGTGTGGATGCCCTGTCCCAGCTCGTACATCGGGACAAGGCCGTTGACAGGGCAAAAAATGCCTGCAAAAAATTAAGGGACGAGATTCCCAGGCAGATGTTTAAAATTGCCATCCAGGGGGCCATTGGTGGTAAGATCATTTCAAGGGAGACGGTGTCTGCCTATCGAAAGGATGTTACAGCCAAGTGTTATGGCGGTGACATCTCCAGAAAAAGAAAGCTGCTTGAAAAACAGAAAAAAGGAAAAAAGCGCATGAAAATGGTTGGATCTGTTGAAATCCCCCAGTCTGCCTTTCTCTCCGTGCTCAAATCAGGTAAATGATTTTCTGAAACTATATTATCAAGTGAAAAACATCAAAACCCTTGACAAAATAGTTTTCATTTACAAATATTAAGTGTCAATTCCTATGGGTTTTTAATCCAATCTGCCCCTGAACTTTCCGTTCAGGGGCCATCAGAACCACCCTGACTGCCGTTTCCCGGGCAGGTGTTGAAAAAAACGGTAATACTGCTTTTAGATGTTTAATGCAGCTAACTATTTTCAAAAGGAGATTTCTGAATGAAACGAATGTTAATTTCTGGTCTTTCCATCGTCGTGTCCCTGGTCTTTTTTCTTGGAATGCAAGTGACTGAAGTTGCGGCAAAAACAACCTTTGTAACCATTGGAACCGGCGGTATAACAGGGGTTTATTACCCAACAGGCGGTGCCATTTCAAAGATCGTGAACAAGAAGAGAAAAGAGTACGGAATTCGCTGCACCGTCGAATCCACGGGCGGGTCTGTGTTTAACGTCAATGCCGTCATGGCAGGCGATCTTGAGTTCGGCGTGGTTCAGTCGGACCGTCAATACCAGGCCGTCCATGGAACAAAAATGTCCGAGTGGGACGGGAAACCCCAGGCCGACCTAAGGGCCGTTTTCAGCATTCATCCTGAATCGTGCACCCTGGTTGCAGCCGTTGATGCCAACATCAAGAGTATTCAGGACCTCAAGGGCAAACGGGTCAATATTGGAAATCCCGGTTCTGGCCACAGGCAGAACGCCATTGACGCCTTGACAGCCGTGGGCATTGACTGGGAAAAGGATATTATTGCAGAAGGGATCAAGGCCGCAGAGGCTGCAGGTCTTCTCCAGGATGAGCGGATCGATGCGTTCTTCTATACCGTGGGTCATCCCAATGGCTCGTTCAAGGAAGCCACGGCAGGTGTCAGAAAAGTCACCTTTGTTCCCATCGAAGGCCCGGGCATTGATGCCCTGATTAAAAGACTTCCCTACTATGCCACGGCCATGGTTCCGGTTGTTGAAAATTATCCTGCAGCAGTCAATGATTCAGACATTAAAACTTTTGGCGTTAAAGCCACCCTGGTTACCTCAGCTAAGGTTCCCGATGATGTGGTCTACGCCATTACAAAGGAGGTGTTTGAAAATTTTGAAGATTTCAAAAAACTCCATCCTGCCTACAAGGTGCTGACCAAACAGAACATGCTTGAAGGTCTTTCTGCCCCCATCCATCCGGGAGCCATGCGCTACTACAAGGAGGCGGGACTAAAGTAAAAGGTGAATCCCATGAATGCCGTTGAGGAATACCACCAGGATGAAGCGGGCCAGAATCTGGCCCAGAAACTTGCCGATGAGGAGGCAGGCATTGGTCGACGGGTAAAGGGACCTTTACGTTTTCTCATTCCCGGAATTGCCGTGGTCTGGAGTCTGTTCCAGCTCTCCATTGCCAGTTGGCTGATTCTGGATACGATTTTTATCCGGGCCATCCATCTTGCCTTTGCCCTGACCATCGTGTTTCTTAACTTTCCATTTTTTAAAGAACGCCATTTTGGTCTTGGTTTTTTGTCGGCCAAGCGCCGTATTCCCGTGTTGGATTTTATGGTGGCAACCGTTGCCTGTGTTTCAGCACTTTATATCATGCTCGATTATACAGGCATCACCCAGCGTTACGGGCTTCCCATCGGACGGGATATTGTCTTTGGCATGACATTGACCATTCTTCTTCTTGAGGGAGCAAGACGGGTGATCGGTCCGGCCCTTCCCGTCATTGCCATCTGTTTTATTGGTTACTCGTTCCTTGGGCCCTACATGCCGGATCTCATTGCCTTTAAGGGGACTTCTCTTAGCCGGTTTGTCGGTCAGATGACCATGTCTTCCGAAGGCATCTACGGCATCCCTTTGGACGTGTCCGCCACCATTGTGTTTCTCTTTGTGCTCTTTGGTGCCATGCTCGACAAGGCCGGGGGAGGTAAATATTTTATCCGGCTGTCCTTGAGTCTGCTTGGGGGCTTCAAGGGTGGCCCTGCAAAGGCCGCCATCATGGGTAGCGGCCTTACGGGTATGGTGTCAGGTTCAAGTATTGCCAACATCGTTACCACCGGCACATTCACCATACCCATGATGAAAAAAGTGGGGTACCCCGCCACAAAGGCCGCAGCCGTGGAAGTGGCTGCAAGCACCGACGGACAGCTGGCCCCGCCCATTATGGGGGCTGCAGCGTTCATCATTGCAGAGTATGTCAACGTTCCCTATATTGAGGTGGTCAAGGCTGCTGCAGTGCCTGCCTTTGCCTCCTATGCGGCCCTTTTTTACATTTCCCACATCGAAGCATCAAAGCTTGGCATCCAGGGGTTGCCCAGAAAGGAACTTCCGCCGTTCATGGAAACCCTTTTAAGCGGGGTTCATTTCTTGATTCCCCTGTTGATGCTGCTCTATGAGTTGATCGTCAAGCGGCATTCCCCTGAATTATCTGCCTTTAACGCCATCTGGGTGATGGCCCTGATCATGGTCATCCAGGAGCCGTTCAAGGCATGGCGAAACAAACAACCCCTGGTCCCTGCCTTCAGGCAGAGCATTGTCAATATCTTTTCAGCCCTTGCATCGGGGGGCAGGAACATGGTGTCCGTGGCCCTTGCAACGGCTGCCGCAGGAATTATTGTGGGTGTTGTGGCCCTGGGGCTTGGCGGCCTGATCACCCAGGTGATCGATGTGCTGTCCATGGGCAATATTTTCCTCATGCTCGTAATCACGGCTTTAGCCAGCCTCATTATCGGCATGGGGCTTCCCACCACGGCCACTTATATTGTTATGGCATCGTTAACGGCGCCTGCCATTGTTATGATCGGTGGGGCCAATGATTTTATCGTCCCATTGATGTCGGCCCATCTGTTCTGCTTCTACTTTGGTATCCTGGCCGATGATACGCCCCCTGTGGGGCTTGCGGCCTATGCCGCTGCGGCCATTGCAAAATCGCCGCCCATTGCCACGGGTATCCAGGGGTTCATGTACGACATCAGAACCGCTATTCTTCCCTTTATGTTTATTTTTAACGCCGACCTGATACTGCACAACATCACCTCCTGGCCCCAGGGAATTCTGATATTTTCCATGGCCTGCTTTGGCAATTTTGCCTTTGCTTCGGCCACCCAGGGCTGGTTTATCGCCAAGAACCGCTTCTATGAGGTGCCGCTTTTTCTTGGGGTGACCTTCATGCTCATGCGGCCCGACGCCGTGGCCCCATTACTTGGTATCCCCCATGATCAGCGGTATTGGGTCTACCCCATGGGCATGGCCCTGTTTGGTCTTCTCTTTCTCATGCAGAGACCGAGAATGCCGGTACAAAACAGCATGACGGCAAAGGAGGCCTTTGGGAATAAATTATGAAAATCATAAAGAAAATATTGACCCCCCTTGCCATGACCGAATTTTCCCGGGAGATTTTTGACTGCGCCGCAGACGTTGCCCTGAAGTACGATTCTGATATTCTAGTGCTGAGCGTCATCAATTCAAGGGATATAGAATCCATTGCAGGGGTTGCAGCCATGGGATATGACGTTGATGAAAATCAATATATCGAAACGGTCAAGCAAGAGCGGAAAGCCCTGATGAACCAGATTGTCGACAATAACGGT
Coding sequences:
- a CDS encoding valine--tRNA ligase, producing MSSDSLEKGYNPAGIEKKWYEQWEKQGFFKALDTSEKRPYSIVIPPPNVTGVLHMGHALNITVQDIMCRFRRLMGDNVLWMPGTDHAGIATQNVVERNLAQKGITRDQLGRETFIEEVWKWRNESGGAIINQLKRIGASCDWDRERFTMDEGLSEAVRKVFVRLYKEGLIYEGNYITNWCPRCKTALADLEVEYEEQDSFLYYIKYPFEDGNEGLVVATTRPETMFGDTGVALNPNDDRYKDLAETVVMLPLTDRKIPIVRDDYVDTTFGTGALKITPAHDPNDFNLGKTHNLESIKVIDDDGKMTEEAGRFAGLDRFVCRTEAVKALEELGLLVKKEPLKNSVGQCYRCRTVVEPSLSKQWFVKAGPLAKEAADAVRNGQTRIVPENWSKTYFDWLDNIRDWCISRQIWWGHRIPVWKCAACNGVIVEEQDPDCCTFCGSKDIIQETDVLDTWFSSALWPFSTMGWPENTDLLKTFYPTNALVTGFDILFFWVARMMMMGIHFMGEVPFKDVYIHALVRDEHGKKMSKSKGNVIDPLKVIDTYGADAFRFTLAAFAAQGRDVKMSEERVEGYRHFVNKLWNASRFALMHVDEQSKTIPLENLSPMESWIMERSTATARAVKEGIEEYRFNEAASAIYQFVWHEFCDWFLEAEKPALYEKEGLDRRNTARAVLARVLQDTVVMLHPFMPFVTEEIWHMLPTVENSIMAAHFPDVSESVPSINGRNIQADMDFVFGLVSGIRNIRGEMNIQPSLTLQVLMQTRDDNETALIVENRSMIENLSRLEHLEVSLPVTTKISSATAVVGNTTVHVLLEGVIDFDKEEQRLNKEIEKITKELLSISKRLNNESFLEKAPEDVVQKVNDQQAELEIKNDKLKSNLKRIQTMKG
- a CDS encoding GGDEF domain-containing response regulator → MTISILLVDDDVAVKSATQEFLELSGIDVTPASSAEEALELLNTFTPDIVLTDIMMQGMDGLELTRFVRKNYGVAVLVMTGYSANYSYEEAVNAGASDFIFKPFRFEELDLRIKRVLREVRLKREHAKMVDKLEELAITDGLTGLYNSRHFFCQLKAEIERYTRYHHPLSVLLLDIDLFKNYNDTWGHLEGDKVLMTMGEIITSCLRSNDTAYRYGGEEFTVVLPETRVEEACLVGERIRGILSQRVFTPEKEKTAKVTISIGATQFSTSDTLESFIKRADKAMYDSKKAGRDQLTCLPAPETKT
- the lepA gene encoding translation elongation factor 4 → MNIKQKNIRNFSIIAHIDHGKSTLSDRLIQLSGIISDRDFKDQILDSMDIERERGITIKSQTVSLPYTGNDGEEYLLNLIDTPGHVDFSYEVSRALASCEGAFLLVDASQGVEAQTLANIYLAMEHDLAIVPVINKIDLPSAEIEWVKDQIDEDLGLDSETALLVSAKTGVGVANVFEAAVAKIPPPQGDENAPLKALIFDSHYDPYRGIIVHVRVFEGSLAPGEKIAFLSSDSIYKVEEVGIFQIKRRPVDRIRAGQVGYMIAGIKLISDVKCGDTLTHSGNRCKAAMKGFRDPNPVVFSSMYPVASDEYPELTEALEKLKLNDASLVYEKDSSAALGFGYRCGFLGLLHLEVVQERLEREYDLSLILTSPSVRYEITRTDGTIQIIDNPSLYPDPAEIEKTREPFIKASIIVPDRYMGAVMQVSMEHRGVSTNYQYLTSNRIEMKFTLPLAEVVYEFYDRLKSVTQGYGSFDYEVAGYQETDLVKLDFLVNGERVDALSQLVHRDKAVDRAKNACKKLRDEIPRQMFKIAIQGAIGGKIISRETVSAYRKDVTAKCYGGDISRKRKLLEKQKKGKKRMKMVGSVEIPQSAFLSVLKSGK
- a CDS encoding TAXI family TRAP transporter solute-binding subunit, with amino-acid sequence MKRMLISGLSIVVSLVFFLGMQVTEVAAKTTFVTIGTGGITGVYYPTGGAISKIVNKKRKEYGIRCTVESTGGSVFNVNAVMAGDLEFGVVQSDRQYQAVHGTKMSEWDGKPQADLRAVFSIHPESCTLVAAVDANIKSIQDLKGKRVNIGNPGSGHRQNAIDALTAVGIDWEKDIIAEGIKAAEAAGLLQDERIDAFFYTVGHPNGSFKEATAGVRKVTFVPIEGPGIDALIKRLPYYATAMVPVVENYPAAVNDSDIKTFGVKATLVTSAKVPDDVVYAITKEVFENFEDFKKLHPAYKVLTKQNMLEGLSAPIHPGAMRYYKEAGLK
- a CDS encoding TRAP transporter permease, with amino-acid sequence MNAVEEYHQDEAGQNLAQKLADEEAGIGRRVKGPLRFLIPGIAVVWSLFQLSIASWLILDTIFIRAIHLAFALTIVFLNFPFFKERHFGLGFLSAKRRIPVLDFMVATVACVSALYIMLDYTGITQRYGLPIGRDIVFGMTLTILLLEGARRVIGPALPVIAICFIGYSFLGPYMPDLIAFKGTSLSRFVGQMTMSSEGIYGIPLDVSATIVFLFVLFGAMLDKAGGGKYFIRLSLSLLGGFKGGPAKAAIMGSGLTGMVSGSSIANIVTTGTFTIPMMKKVGYPATKAAAVEVAASTDGQLAPPIMGAAAFIIAEYVNVPYIEVVKAAAVPAFASYAALFYISHIEASKLGIQGLPRKELPPFMETLLSGVHFLIPLLMLLYELIVKRHSPELSAFNAIWVMALIMVIQEPFKAWRNKQPLVPAFRQSIVNIFSALASGGRNMVSVALATAAAGIIVGVVALGLGGLITQVIDVLSMGNIFLMLVITALASLIIGMGLPTTATYIVMASLTAPAIVMIGGANDFIVPLMSAHLFCFYFGILADDTPPVGLAAYAAAAIAKSPPIATGIQGFMYDIRTAILPFMFIFNADLILHNITSWPQGILIFSMACFGNFAFASATQGWFIAKNRFYEVPLFLGVTFMLMRPDAVAPLLGIPHDQRYWVYPMGMALFGLLFLMQRPRMPVQNSMTAKEAFGNKL
- a CDS encoding universal stress protein encodes the protein MKIIKKILTPLAMTEFSREIFDCAADVALKYDSDILVLSVINSRDIESIAGVAAMGYDVDENQYIETVKQERKALMNQIVDNNGFPSKRVKILFRIGHPADEIIHTIVRESPDLVVMGTRGRSSLKSTIVGDVAKQVFQHSPVPIFSYRGEACRKRLLKRIHMD